The stretch of DNA TTGATGCCGCTGAACGAAAAATCCAGACCGGGCATCTCACCCATTGGAAAGCGGTATGCCAGCGGATTGCCGTCTTTGGCGTAGCGATCAATGAGTGGTCCGCCGGGGTAGGGCAGACCCAGCAGTTTGGCCGATTTATCGAAGGCTTCACCAACGGCGTCGTCCTGCGTTTGGCCGATTACTGTCATCGTCAGTGGCCCATCAACGCGCACCAACTGCGTATGACCTCCGCTAACGGTAAGACACAGAAACGGAAATGCCGGGCGGGGTGCTTCAATGAAGTGCGCCAGAATATGTGCCTGCATATGGTTGACCTCGATGAGTGGAATATTGAGCCCGAGAGCCATTGCTTTGGCAAATGATGCTCCCACCAGCAGCGACCCCAGCAGCCCCGGCCCACGCGTAAACGCCACTGCCGATAGGTCACGTTTGGGAATACCTGCGTCGGCCAATGCTCGGTCAACTACCGGTAGAATGTGCTGTTGATGCGCCCGCGAAGCCAGTTCGGGTACTACACCCCCGTATTGCTCATGAATCAACTGGGTG from Spirosoma montaniterrae encodes:
- the tsaD gene encoding tRNA (adenosine(37)-N6)-threonylcarbamoyltransferase complex transferase subunit TsaD codes for the protein MNIVAIESSCDETSAAVLANGQIRSNIIATQLIHEQYGGVVPELASRAHQQHILPVVDRALADAGIPKRDLSAVAFTRGPGLLGSLLVGASFAKAMALGLNIPLIEVNHMQAHILAHFIEAPRPAFPFLCLTVSGGHTQLVRVDGPLTMTVIGQTQDDAVGEAFDKSAKLLGLPYPGGPLIDRYAKDGNPLAYRFPMGEMPGLDFSFSGIKTAIMYFLRDNTKQNPDFINQHLANICASIQHTLVQMLLTKLKRAARETGISQIAIAGGVSANSGLRMAVTQAGHELGWTVFIPRFEYCTDNAAMIAMAAQFKYEAGEFTDQAISPMPRMEL